A region from the Populus trichocarpa isolate Nisqually-1 chromosome 18, P.trichocarpa_v4.1, whole genome shotgun sequence genome encodes:
- the LOC7490534 gene encoding 3-oxoacyl-[acyl-carrier-protein] synthase II, chloroplastic, which translates to MTGSASLSSPLCTWLFAACMSVTCAKESAHPLSPPSYNSSRRRKAKSAALPMKCCSSSSSSSSGIRGIVHSSPSNDNTNNKSTLSFKGLMSSCLADEPCSSYYASGGLLRRRLSPPATSGQAMAVAVQPTREVETKKKPLTRQRRVVVTGMGVVSPLGHDPGVFYNNLLQGVSGVTRIEAFDCAQFPTRIAGEIKSFSTDGWVAPKLSKRMDKFMLYMLTAGKKALADGGITEDVMDELNKTKCGVLIGSAMGGMKVFNDAIEALRISYKKMNPFCVPFATTNMGSAMLAMDLGWMGPNYSISTACATSNFCILNAANHIIRGEADVMLCGGSDAAIIPIGLGGFVACRALSQRNDDPTRASRPWDMNRDGFVMGEGAGVLLLEELEHAKKRGANIHAEFLGGSFTCDAYHMTEPRPDGVGVILCIEKALSQSGISKEDVNYINAHATSTPAGDLKEYQALMHCFGQNSGLRVNATKSMIGHLLGAAGAVEAIAAIQAIRTGWVHPNINLENPDQGVDTSVLVGPKKERLDIKAALSNSFGFGGHNSSIIFAPFK; encoded by the exons ATGACGGGGTCAGCTTCATTGTCATCTCCGCTGTGCACGTGGCTGTTCGCGGCTTGCATGTCGGTCACGTGCGCTAAGGAAAGCGCACACCCGTTGTCTCCACCGTCGTATAATTCTAGTCGCAGACGGAAGGCTAAGTCGGCTGCTCTTCCTATGAAatgctgcagcagcagcagcagcagcagcagcggtATTAGGGGAATAGTCCATTCTTCTCCttcaaatgacaacactaacaATAAAAGTACGTTGAGTTTTAAAGGATTAATGAGCTCTTGTTTGGCTGATGAACCTTGTAGCAGTTACTACGCTTCTGGTGGACTCTTGAGACGACGACTCAGTCCCCCCGCTACTTCCG GGCAAGCCATGGCTGTAGCTGTGCAACCTACAAGGGAAGTGGAGACAAAAAAGAAACCACTTACGAGGCAAAGGCGAGTAGTTGTGACAGGGATGGGTGTGGTCTCACCTCTTGGTCATGATCCAGGTGTCTTCTACAATAATCTTCTCCAAGGTGTAAGCGGTGTGACTCGGATAGAGGCTTTTGACTGTGCTCAATTTCCCACG AGAATTGCTGGAGAAATCAAGTCTTTCTCAACTGATGGATGGGTTGCTCCAAAATTGTCGAAGAGAATGGATAAATTCATGCTTTACATGCTTACTGCTGGCAAAAAAGCCTTGGCGGATGGAGGGATTACTGAGGATGTGATGGATGAATTGAATAAAACGAAGTGTGGAGTTTTGATTGGCTCAGCAATGGGTGGGATGAAG GTTTTCAATGATGCAATTGAAGCTTTAAGGATCTCATACAAGAAGATGAATCCTTTCTGTGTTCCTTTTGCAACTACAAATATGGGTTCTGCCATGCTTGCAATGGATCTG GGATGGATGGGaccaaattattcaatttccACTGCTTGTGCAACCAGCAACTTTTGTATATTGAATGCAGCAAACCATATCATTAGAGGCGAAGCT GATGTTATGCTTTGTGGTGGCTCTGACGCAGCAATTATTCCtatag GGTTGGGGGGTTTTGTGGCATGCAGAGCACTTTCTCAGAGGAATGATGATCCAACAAGAGCTTCACGGCCTTGGGACATg AATCGGGATGGATTTGTCATGGGGGAAGGAGCTGGTGTTCTGCTTCTAGAAGAATTAGAACATGCTAAG AAAAGAGGTGCCAATATCCATGCAGAATTTCTTGGAGGGAGCTTTACATGTGATGCCTATCATATGACTGAGCCACGTCCTGATG GGGTTGGTGTGATTCTCTGCATAGAGAAGGCATTATCACAGTCTGGGATATCCAAAGAGGATGTGAATTACATAAATGCACATGCTACATCCACACCGGCAGGTGACCTCAAAGAGTATCAAGCTCTCATGCATTGTTTTGGCCAGAATTCTGGT TTGAGGGTGAACGCAACAAAATCCATGATTGGTCACTTACTGGGAGCAGCTGGTGCTGTGGAAGCCATAGCCGCAATACAG GCAATACGGACAGGATGGGTTCATCCAAATATCAATCTAGAAAATCCAGATCAAGGCGTG gacACGAGTGTATTAGTGGGCCCGAAGAAAGAGAGACTAGACATTAAGGCTGCGTTATCTAATTCATTTGGGTTTGGTGGCCACAACTCATCGATCATTTTTGCCCCATTCAAGTGA